TGTTCCGACATGGTGGGCTGGAGGACGACGGTGTGCTGGCGGCCGTCGCGGATGTAGGTCAGCTCGACGGGCCTGCCCCCGCAGTTCCGCATGACGTCGTGGATTTTGTAGACCGTGCGGATCGGCTCGCCATTGATGGCTACCAGGAGGTCGCCGCGGCGGAGGCCTTTTCTCTCGGCGTCCAGACCGGGGACGAGTCCGCCGACTTCGATCTCGGTCTGTTCGGCCCAACCGACAAGGCCGACGCCGGTGGCGGGGTCGAGCTCGGGCATGACGGCGAGGGAGATCTTTTCATCGCCGCGCTGGATGACGAGAGGCAGGGGGCGTCCGGCGCTGACGACCTCGCGCATCAGCACTTCTTCCCAGGTGGGGTTGGTGCGGTTTTCGAGCTGGATGATGACGTCGCCTTCGCGCAGGCCGGACTTGGCCGCCGGGGTGCCGGGCTTGACGTAGCCGATGACGGCAGGACCGCCGGCGCTGGCGGGCTTGGGATAGCGCACCATGTAGAGGCCGGTCAGCAGGGCGACGGCGAGAATGATGTTCATGGCCGGACCGGCGAGGACGACGATGAGGCGCTGCCAGCGGGGCCTGGACGTGAAGCCGTCGGGGTCGGGCTCGTCGTTGGGCTGCTCGCCCGCCATGCGGACGTAGCCTCCGAAGGGGATCCAGGCGATGCGGTATTCGGTCTCGCCTCTGCGGAAGGAGATGAGTCTGGGGCCGAAGCCAATGCTGAAGGTGGAGACGCGGATGCCAAAGAAGCGCGCCGCCCAGAAGTGGCCGAGCTCGTGGATGACGATCATCACCCCGATCAGGACCAGGAGCCACCAGATGTTGTGAAGAAGAGCCATGGAGCGATTCCTGTTGCGGGCTTCAGACCATCACGCGGGCGCCCGCCCTCTCCCGAACGATCCTTCCAGCGGTCTCGCGGGACCGCCGGTCGATGTCGAGCAATTGTCCTACGCTTTCCGCCTCGATGCAAGCCACGCGGGCGAGGGTTTCCTCCACCACTTCAGCGATGGCGGAAAACGGGATTTCGTGACGCAGAAAAGCCTCTACAGCGATCTCATCGGCCGCATTGAGCGTACATCCAGCCGAACCGCCGGTTTTCAGGGCATCATAGGCCATCCGGAGCAGCGGGAAGCGGTCCGTGTCCGGGGGGTGGAAGTCCCAGGTTCGCGCTTCTTTCCAGTCGAGCCGCGGGACGGGGGCTTCCCAGCGTTCCGGCCAGGTGAGGGCGTACTGGATGGGCATGCGCATGTCGGTGGCGCAGACCTGGGCGATGACGCTGCCGTCGTTGAATTCGACCATCGCGTGCACGGTCGACTGGGGATGGATGACGACCTCGACCTGTTCCGGGGCCAGCCCGAACAGCCAGCAGGCTTCGATGACTTCGAAGCCCTTGTTCATGAGCGTGGCCGAGTCGATGGTGATGCGCGGGCCCATCTTCCAGGTTGGATGATTCAGGGCCTGTTCCGGAGTCACTCGCGCGAGCGCTTCTTTCGGAGTATTGCGGAAGGGGCCGCCGGAAGCGGTCAGAATCAGCTTGCGGACGTCGCTGCGCTCGCCGGCGCGGAGGCACTGGTGCGCGCCGTTGTGTTCGCTGTCGATGGGGATCAGCTCCGAGTTGTGGCGGCGGACAGCCTCCATGACGAGCCTGCCGCCGGCGACCAGGGTTTCCTTGTTGGCCAGACCGACACGCTTGCCGGCGCGGACGGCTTCATAGGTGGCCTCGAGACCCGCGATGCCGACGATGGCCGAGACCACGACATCGGCTTCGGCGGCTGTCGCCACGCGGACGTAAGCTTCGGGGCCGGCGAGCAGTTCCGTGCGCCGGGCAGCGCGGCCTTCCAGGGCTTTGCGGAGGCGGTCGAGGCCCGCTTCATCGGCGACGACAGCCACTTCCGGCTCGAACTCGGCGATCTGGGCGGCCAATTCGTCCGTGTTCTGTCCGGCAACGAGGGCAAATACGCGGAAATGTCCGTCATTGCGCCGGATGACGTCGAGGGTGCTCCGCCCGATGCTGCCGGTCGAACCAAGGAGAGTCACTCGCTGCATATCCGCGCGTCCGTCATCATAACATCCGGGGTTCCTTCTGTTGGATGATGGCGCAATGGCGGGCGACAGTGAAAACGCACGGCGGAGGGACGGGGAGAGCCTGCTTTCGAGGTCCGGGCAACACGGTTGGGATGCAGCCCTCGCGCGAGCGCGAGGGGAAACCCGTTGGGGAGGGCGCGAGGAGGACGGTTGGGATGCAGCCCTCGCGCAAGCGCGAGGGGAAGCCCGTTGGGGAGGGTGCGGGCGGCACGGTTGGGATGCAGCCCTCGCGCAAGCGCGAGGGGAAACCTGCAGGAGAGGGGGCAGGTATCACGGTTGGGATGCAGCCCTCGGCCAAGGCCGAGGGGAAACCCGTTGGGGAGGGCGCGAGGGGGGACGGTGGGGATGCAGCCCTCGCGCAAGCGCGAGGGGAAACCCGCAGGAGAGGGGGCAGGTATCACGGTTGGGATGCAGCCCTCGGCCAAGGCCGAGGGGAAACCCGTTGGAGAGGGTGCGGGCGGCACGGTTGGGATGCAGCCCTCGGCCAAGGCCGAGGGGAAACCCGTTGGGGAGGGCGCGAGGGGGACGGTGGGGATGCAGCCCTCGGCCAAGGCCGAGGGGAAACCCGTTGGGGAGGGCGCGAGGGGGACGGTGGGGATGCAGCCCTCGCGCAAGCGCGAGGGGAAACCCGTTGGGGAGGGCGCGAGGGGGACGGTGGGGATGCAGCCCTCGCGCAAGCGCGAGGGGAAACCCGCAGGAGAGGGGACAGGTATCACGGTTGGGATGCAGCCCTCGGCCAAGGCCGAGGGGAACCCCGTTGGGGAGGGCGCGAGGGGGACGGTTGGGATGCAGCCCTTGCGCAAGCGCGAGGGGAAGCCCGGGGAAGAGGGCAAGGCGGCACGCTCGGAATGCAGCAGAGCCGGCCCCGATCAGGGAACATTTTTTTGTCCGCTTCGTATGCCAGCATGGTAGCCGAACTCTTCGTGGAAGGAGCCCCTGCCCGCCATGCGACATCTGCCCGCATTTCTGCTGCTTCTGGCGCTGCCTGCCGCACCCGTGTCCGCGCAACTGCCTCCGCTGATCGACCGCGATCTGTTTTTCGGCGAAGTGGAAATCGCCGGTGCGCAGATTTCGCCGGACGGCCGCTATATTTCGTTTCTGAAGCCCTATCAGGGGGCGCGAAACATCTGGGTGAAGAAGGCCGAAGAGCCGTTCTCTGCGGCGCGTCCGGTGACGGCGGAGACGAAGCGCCCCGTGCCGCTGTATTTCTGGTCCCGCGACTCGAAGTTCATCCTCTACGTGAAGGACCAGGACGGCGACGAGAACTTCAACGTGTACGCCGTCAATCCTGCCGAGGCGGCCGCTGCCGGCGCCGCGGTTCCGCCCTCGCGCAACCTTTCCAACGCCAAAGGTGCGCGCACGATCATTTACGAGGTTCCCAAGGCGGACCCGGCCCACATTTACATTGGCCTGAACGACCGCGACGCCGCCTGGCACGACCTGTACAAGCTGAACCTTGCGACGGGCGAGAAGACCCTGCTGCGGCGCAACACGGACCGCATCACCGGCTGGGTGTTCGACCACAAGGCGCAGCTGCGGCTGGCGACGCGTTCGGCCGACAACGGCGACACGGAGTTTCTGCGGGTGGACGAAAAGGGGTTCACGAAGATCTATTCCTGCCCGGTGCTGGAAACCTGCCAGCCGGTGCGGTTCGACGAGACCAATTCGAAGTTCTACTTCATCACCGACGCCGGTGATCTCGATCTTTCGCAGCTGATGCTGATGGACCCCGCCACGGGACGGGCGACGCTGGTGGAAAAAGACCCGCTGAACAGGGTGGATTTTTCCGGGGCCATTTTCTCCGAAGTCACCAACCGGCTCGCCGCCACGATTTACGAAGACGAGCGGGAGAGGATCTACTGGAAGGACAAGGCGTTCGAAGCGGACTATCAGTGGCTGCAGAAACAGCTGCCGGGCTACCGGATCACGTTCGCCTCGCGCACGGCTGACGAATCCCGCTTCATCATCAGCGCCAGCCGCGACACCGATCCCGGCCAGGCTTTTCTCTTCGACCGCAAGACGAAGCGGCTGGCGCTGCAGTACAGACTGCGCGAAAAACTGCCCCGGGAAGCGCTGGCCGAGATGAAGCCGATCCGGTACAAGTCCTCCGACGGTCTGGAAATCCCGGCTTACCTCACGCTGCCGAAGGGCGTGCCGGCGAAGGGGCTGCCGCTGATCGCCGTTCCGCATGGCGGACCGTGGGCGCGGGACAGCTGGGGCTACAACACGCTGCACCAGTTTCTGGCCAACCGCGGCTATGCCGTTCTGTCGATGAATTTCCGCGGCTCCACCGGCTACGGCAAGAGATTTCTGAACGCCGGCAACCGGCAGTGGGGCGAGAAAATGCAGGACGACATCACCTGGGGCGTCAAACACCTCGTGGAAACGGGCGTCGCCGATCCGAGGAGGGTGGGCATTCTGGGCGCCAGCTATGGCGGCTACGCCACGCTGGCGGGCGTCGCCTTCACGCCGGATCTGTACGCCGCCGGGGTGGCCATCGTTGCGCCGTCCAATCTGATCACGCTGCTCGATTCGATCCCGCCTTACTGGGAGCCCATCCGGAAGATGTTTTACGAGCGCATGGGCGACCCCACGAAGCCGGAGGGCAAGGCGCAGCTGGAACGGCAGTCGCCGCTGTTTTCGGCGCAGAAGATCAAGACTCCGCTGATGGTCGTGCAGGGGGCCAATGATCCGCGGGTGAAGAAGCGCGAATCCGATCAGATCGTCATTGCGCTGCGCGACCGGAAATTCCCGGTTGAATATCTCGTCGCCGAGGACGAAGGCCACGGCTTCGCGCGTCCGGTGAACAATCTCGCGATGTTCGCCGCAGTGGAGAAGTTCCTGGCCAGGCATCTGGGCGGCCGGTATCAGGAGTCGATGACGCCGGAGGCCGAGAAGAGGCTGAAGGAGATCACGGTCGATCCGGCCACGGTGACGCTGCCCTCGATGCCCGCGCCTTCGGCCTCCGTGCCTTCCCTGGCGGTTCCGCCGTCGAAGCTGCCTCATTCCTTCAGGGCGAAAATCGAGGCCGGCCCGCAGGCGGTGGCGCTCGAGCTGAAATCGGTCATTGAAGAAACGCCTGAAGGCTGGCGCGCCACGGACACGATGCAGACGCCGATGGGCGAAGTCTCCGATGTCACGCTGCTGGACAGCAGGACGTTCACGGTCCTGCGGCGCAGCATCAAACAGGGACCGGTTCAGATCGAGGTGCAGGTCCGGGATGGCAAGGCCACCGGAACGATGCAGATGGGCGCCCAGAGCCGCCCGATCGACGTGACGCTGGACGGTCCGCTGTTCGCCGACGGCGCCGGATCGGGTCAGGTGCTGGCCGGGCTGCCTCTGGCCGAAGGCTACACGGCTGCGTACCGCACGCTCGATCTGCAGACGCAGAAGACGGCGCTGTCTGCGCTGAAGGTGACAGGCTCGGAAACCGTCACCGTGCCCGCCGGCACGTTCGAGTGCTGGCGCGTGGAGATCAGTCCCGCCGACGGTTCGGCAGGCAGACAGACCCTGTTCATTGCGAAAAAGGAGCGGCGCCCGGTCAGGATCGAGGCAGTCCTGCCGCAGATGGGCGGGGCGAAGCTGACGGCAGAGCTCGAGCCCTGAGAGGCAGCCTGGCGGAACGACTCCGCCGCGCGCCCGAGGCCTGCGCGGTCCGGGCTGCAGAGGGATCGCGGCGGGAACGGAGCTCCGCCGGGAAACCATCGCCGCCGATGGAGCGGAGCTCCGTCCGCGCGGACAGACTGAGGCCGGAGGAAACGCTCCGGTCCGGATCAGGATCCGGGAATTACTTTTCGCGCCGCGCGATGATCTTGTCGACCATGCCGTATTCGAGCGCCTGCTCGGCTTCCATGATGTAATCGCGGTCGACGTCGCGGGCGATGCGTTCCACCGGCTGGCCGGTGGCGTCGGCGAGGATCTTGTTGAGGATCTCGCGCATCCGGAGGATTTCCTTGGCGTAGATGTCGATGTCGGTGGCCTGTCCGGCGAGGCCGCTCATCGAGGGCTGATGGATCAGGATGCGCGAGTGGGGCAGGGCGAAGCGCTTGCCCTTGGCGCCGCAGGCGAGCAGCACCGCCGCCATGGATGCAGCCTGGCCGACGCAGTAGGTGACGATGTCGGGCTCGACGAGATTCATCGTGTCGAGGATCGCCAGGCCGGCGGTGATGGATCCTCCGGGGGAGTTGATGTACAGCTGGATGTCTTTCTCGGGGTCTTCCGCGGCCAGGAAGAGCATCTGGGCGATGACGAGGTTGGCGACCTGGTCGTCGATCGGAGTGCCCAGAAAGATGATGTTTTCGCGCAGCAGCCGCGAATAGATGTCATAGGCGCGCTCCCCGCGCGAGGTCTGCTCCACGACCATCGGGACGAGCATGTCCACGGGCGCGGGCACGATCCGGCTCTCGTTCGGCATTCCGCCTCCTTTGATTCAGAAGCCGCCCCGCCGGGCGGCAAATGCCCCCGCCGGGCTCAGGCTTTCTCGCTCTTCGCGGAGCGCCTTCCGGCCTTCTTCTGCATCCGCTCCAGGTTCTTCCGCTTCTGTTCGAACCCCTTGGCCAGATCCAGAATCGTCGTGCGCTCCAGATACTCCATGATACGATTCCGCAGGGCCTTCCAGTTGTCGTGCATGCCGCAGGGGGCGTCGTCGTTGCAGACGGCCATGCCGGCCGGGCAGCGCTCGAAATCAGCCAGCCCGTCGACGGCGTCGACGATGGCGAGCAGATTCAGCTCGCCGGGGGGAATGCGGAGGCTGAAGCCGCCGGTGGGACCCTTGCTGGAACGGAGGAATCCCTTGCGCGCCAGCTGCTGGAGGATCTTGGCGAGGAAGTGCGCCGGGATGTCCGCCTGCTCGGCGATCTGTTTCACCATGGCGTATTTGCCCTCGGGCACGGTGGCGAGCTGGACGAACGCCCGGATTGCGTATTCGGCCGAACGTGAGTAGATCATGGAAACCTCTAGAGCGCTGGGTGTTAATACACGTTTGTCCTTAAATACTATATACGAAGATGCAAGATTCGCAACAGAAGATTCAGACTTTGTTTCAGGCGCCGAGGCCCAGAAACGCCCGCACTGCGGGCTCGAGGCCGGGCGCATAGAGGGCGAGGCTGCCGCCGTAGATGGTTCTGCGGCCCTCGAAATCGTGCCACAGACAACCGGCCTCTTCGCCGATGACGGCCAGGGCGGCCACGTCCCAGGGCTTGAGGCCGGGCTCCATGTAGACCTCGGCCCTGCCGGAAGCGACGAGCATGGCATCGGTGGCGCCGCCGAGGGAGCGGACGGCCCAGAAGGGCTCGAGGAAGGCGAGAAGGCGCTCTCCCCAGGGGGCGCGGCGCGCCTCGTTCAGCTGGCCGAAGCAGAGCACGGCGCGGCGGGGCTCGCGGATTTCCGAACAACGCAGCTGCGTCTCGGTGCGGCCCTCCACGCACCAGGATCCCTGGCCCTTCGCTGCGTAGTAGATGCGCCCCTGCACGGGAAATGCGGCCACGCCGAGCACGACCTCTCCTTCCGTTTCGAGCGCAAGCAGGTGGCACCAGAGGAAGCTGCCGCGGACGAAGTCGCGCGTGCCATCGATGGGATCGATGATCCAGCGGCGGCCGCTCGAGCCGGCGCGGTTGGCGCCCTCCTCGCCGAAGACGCCGTCGGCGGGGAACGCCTCGGCCAGCCGCGCGGCGATCAGGCGCTCGCATTCGCGGTCGGCGGCCGTGACTGGGGAATCGTCGGCTTTCGCCTCGGCCTGGACACAGCCGAAATGCGACAGCGCCACGGAAGAGGCGGCTTTGGCCAGCTCCAGTGCAGTTTCCAGTTCGCGTTCCCAGGCCATCCCATCATCTTACTGCTGCGCGATCCATTACCCTGAAAGGAGCCGCGCTCTCCGGCGCGCCGATCCCAACGAACGAGGAAAAGATCCGCATGGCCCGGACAGCCCCTGCCGTGCCCAAAGAGAAGAGAACCGTCTACCGCATGCTCCGCACGGCCGCGGAGACGTGGGGAGAGCGGCCCGCGCTGCATCAGCCTGCGGGCAAGGGCCAGTACCGCACGTGGACCTGGAAGGAATACCTGCGCGCGGCGGAGAAAGGCGCCGCCGCCCTGCGCGCGGCGGGGATCCGGAAAGGAGACATCGCCGGCCTGGCTTCGGAGACGCGCGCCGAGTTCTACCTGGCCGACCTTGGGATCATGAGCGCAGGCGCAGTGGCCGCGGCCGTCTACACGTCGCTGCCCGCCGCGGAACAGGTGCGCACGCTGAAGGCCTGCCAGCCGAAGGCCGTTTTTGTGGAGAATCCGAAAGCGCTGCGCGCGCTGGAGCAGGCCGGGCTGGGGGATCTGGGAATTCCGCGAATCCTGCTGACGGGGGAGGCGGAAAGCGCCGTTTCGTTCGAGGAATTCCTGGCCTCCGGCGAGCGGACGCTGGCCGCGGATCCCGCCCTGATCGAGCGCATCCAGGACGAACTGACACCCGCCGATCCGGCGATCCTGTACCTGACCTCGGGAGCGACGGGCGAGCCGAAGATGGGCCTGGTGAGCCACAACGCCATCCTCGCCAACTGCGAATGCGGGCCTCCGGCCCTGCCGATCGGCGAGGACGACTCGACGCTCGTCTTCCTCCCGTCGGCCCACATCACGCAGCGGCTGGTGCTGGAGCTGCTGATGATCCGCATGGGGGTGCCGGTCTGGTTCAGCGAGGGGCTATCGAAAATGCCGGCCGAGCTGCGGTCGGTGAAGCCGACATTTTTTGTTGCGCCGCCGCGCGTCTGGGAGCGGATTTATTCGAGCATCACGACGGAAATCCGGAAAAAACCGGCGGCCGTGCGCCGCCTTTTCTACATGGGCCTGGGCGCGGGTTCGGAAGCCGCGCGGGCGCGCGCGCAGGGCCGCGAGCCTTCGGCTCTGGTGAAGGCGTCGCTGAGGTTCTTCGACCGTGCCGTTTTTTCCAGGATCCGCGAGCGCCTGGGCGGACGCATCAAGGTGGCCGCAAGCGGGGCGGCGCCGCTGGGCCGCGACCTGGCCGAGTTCTTCTCCGCCATCGGGCTGCCGCTGATCGAGGGCTACGGCCTCACCGAGGGCGGCGTCGTGATCCTCAATCCGCTGTCGAACCCGCGGCCCGGCTCGATCGGGAAGCCCCTGAAGGGCGTTGAAGTGCGGCTTTCCGAAGAAGGCGAGCTTCTTCTGCGCGGAGAGATGCTGTTCTCCGGCTACTACAACGATCCCGCGGCCACCGCGGCGGTGCTGCGCGACGGCTGGCTCCACACGGGCGACGTCGCCGAGATCGACGCGGACGGCTACGTCTGGATCACGGGGCGCAAGAAGGAACTGATCGTCTCCTCCAACGGCAAGAAGATTTTCCCGGCGAAGATCGAAGGGCTTTTCAAGCTGGAGCCCCTGGTCAACCAGGTCATGCTGCTGGGAGACCGGATGCCGTACGTGGCGGCCGTCTTCACGATCAACCCGGACGCGGCGGCGTCGCTCGGGCTCGTGCCCGCCGGGACGCCGCTGGCCGAGGCCGCCTCCTCGCCGGCGGTGCAGGAGGAGATGAAGCGCATCGTGGCGAAGGTCAACCGGCAGCTGGCGCCGTTCGAGCAGATCCGGAAATTCAAGGTTCTGGACCGGGAATTTTCGATCGAAACGGGAGAAATGACGCCGACGATGAAGCTGCGGCGCGGGAAAGTGATCGCCAATCTGAAGGAAATCATCAACGAATTGTATCTGGGACGGGAAGAGTTCGAATGATCTTTCCCGCATTCCTGCTGCTCTGGCAGGCCGGATTCATCTTCTCCGGGGCCCAGCCGTGGCGGTGGAGCGAGGGCCGGGGCGAGTTCATCCCGGCGCTTTCGGCCGTTCTGGACAACCAGACCGGGCAGGACTACGTTTCTGTCCGCTTCCAGGTGCGAGTGCGCTGCGGGGAGGGCGGCATCCGGGAGTACGGGGTGGTCCTGCGGGACGTTCTGATGGGGAAACAGCGGGTGGAAGCCACGGCGTACGATGCAATCGGGACCGTTGCGCACTGCAACGGAGAGCCCGAGATCGTTCCGCTGGAGGCGACGCCGTATCCGGAGAAGGAACGGCCGGCCTTCCTGCTGTTCGGATTCTCGCGCAGGGACGCCGCCGGGGCGCTCTCGACGGAGCTTGAAGGCATCCTGGATTACCGCCGCCGCTCGGATTCAGACCAGTCGGTGGAATTCCGGTCGTGGCGGCGCCACGGCGCGCGGTTCACGCTGGACGGCGTGCCGGACACGGCTTTCTATCTGATCCGCGTGCCGCCGGGCCGCGCGGGGCTGGCGGGTTTCGTCGTGGAACCCGGGACGGAACCGCGCAGCCAGCTGTCCCGGTTCCTGCGGTTCTACGATGCGCCTGCGGGGATGGCCGCGTACATCGGCGTGTTTCGACTGGAAGAGCAGACGCCGGGCAGGCGGTTCCTGGGTCACGAGCCAATGCCGGAACTGCTGGCGCCGCTGTCGGCGCAGACGCCGCGTCCCGTCATCGCCGTGCGCGGCAGCGCGCCGGCGCCGGGCTCGGCACTGGTCACGCAGTGATGATCACGCGATGAATGGGCCCGCGAAACGGGCTTCCGATGCGCTTGACTTGTTATCATGTAGTGGATTCTGCACGAGACGGAAAGGAGTGCCCCTTGATTCAAGCAGTTCCCATTACGGTTGCGAAGGGCGACGGCATCGGTCCGGAAATCATGGACGCCACCCTGTTCATTCTTCAGCAGGCTGGCGCGCGTCTGGCGATCGAAGAGATCGAAATCGGCGAGAAGGTATACCTGCGCGGCAATTCGGCCGGCATCGAGAAGGAATCGATCGAGAGCCTTCTCCGCACGAAGGTTTTCCTCAAGGCGCCCATCACCACTCCGCAGGGCGGGGGCTTCAAGAGCCTGAACGTCACCACGCGCAAGCTGCTGGGCCTGTACGCCAACATCCGTCCGTGCGTGGCCTATGATCCGTTCATTCCCACCAAGCACCCCGGGATGGACGTTGTCATCGTGCGGGAGAACGAAGAGGACCTTTATGCGGGCATCGAGTACTTCCACACGCCCGACCAGGTGCAATGCCTGAAGGTCATCACCTACGGCGGCTGCCGGCGCATCGTGCGCTACGCGTTCGAGTACGCCGTGCGGAACAACCGGAAGAAGGTCACCTGCTTCACGAAAGACAACATCATGAAGCTGACCGACGGGCTGTTCCACCGCGTGTTCGACGAGATCGGCGCGGAATATCCGCAGATCGAGAAGGAGCACTGGATCGTCGACATCGGGGCGGCGAAGCTGGCCGACACGCCGGGCGCATTCGACGTGATCGTCATGCCGAACCTGTATGGCGATATCCTGTCGGACGTGGCCGCGCAGATCGCGGGCTCGGTGGGGTTGGCCGGTTCGGCCAACATCGGCAAGGAATACGCGATGTTCGAGGCGATCCACGGCTCGGCGCCGCGGCGGGCGGGGCAGAACCTCGCCAACCCGTCGGGCCTGCTGCTGGGCGCGGTGATGATGCTGGTGCACATCGGGCAGCCGGAGATCGCCGAGCTTGTCCACAACGCGTGGCTCGCCACGATTGAAGACGGCATCCACACCTACGACGTAGCCAAAGAGGGCAAGAACCCCTACACGAAGCAGCAGGTGGGCACGAAAGAGTTCGCGCAGGCGGTGGTTGAGCGGCTGGGACGGAAGCCGCAGCAGCTGAAGCCGGTGAAATACGCCGCCGCCAGCCAGACGCTGAAGGCGGACGAGCCGCCGCCGCCCGCGTCGAAGCGCGAGCTGGCGGGCGTGGACGTCTACATCCACCATCCCGACACGGATCCCAACCAGATCGGCGCGATGATGCAGAGCGTCGCGGGCGACGGGCTGGACCTGATCATGATCACCAACCGCGGTGTCAAGGTCTTCCCCGATCCGCTTCCGGCGACACTGCACTGCGACACGTGGCGGTGCCGCTTCCAGCCGAAGCAGGGCGGCGCGGTCAACCCGAGGCAGATCCTGTCGCTGCTGGAGCGCTGCGTCGGCAGCAACATCGAGGTGGTGAAGACCGAGCACCTGTACACGTACGACGGCAAGCCGGGCTACTCGCTCGGCCAGGGCCAGTAAGCGACCCGCACGCCGCGCCGGGGGCTATGCTGGAGGAGATGCAGTCCTCCCAGCAGCCCCTGGTCGGCGTGGTCATGGGCAGCCGCTCCGACTGGGACACCATGCAGCACGCCTGCGCGATTCTCGAGCAGTTCGGCGTGCCTTACGAAAAGCGCGTGACGTCGGCCCACCGGACGCCGGATCTGATGGCGGAGTACGGCCGCACGGCCCGTTCGCGGGGCATCAGAGTCATCATCGCCGGAGCCGGCGGAGCGGCCCATCTGCCGGGCATGATGGCCGCCCA
This DNA window, taken from Bryobacteraceae bacterium, encodes the following:
- a CDS encoding fatty-acid--CoA ligase; this translates as MARTAPAVPKEKRTVYRMLRTAAETWGERPALHQPAGKGQYRTWTWKEYLRAAEKGAAALRAAGIRKGDIAGLASETRAEFYLADLGIMSAGAVAAAVYTSLPAAEQVRTLKACQPKAVFVENPKALRALEQAGLGDLGIPRILLTGEAESAVSFEEFLASGERTLAADPALIERIQDELTPADPAILYLTSGATGEPKMGLVSHNAILANCECGPPALPIGEDDSTLVFLPSAHITQRLVLELLMIRMGVPVWFSEGLSKMPAELRSVKPTFFVAPPRVWERIYSSITTEIRKKPAAVRRLFYMGLGAGSEAARARAQGREPSALVKASLRFFDRAVFSRIRERLGGRIKVAASGAAPLGRDLAEFFSAIGLPLIEGYGLTEGGVVILNPLSNPRPGSIGKPLKGVEVRLSEEGELLLRGEMLFSGYYNDPAATAAVLRDGWLHTGDVAEIDADGYVWITGRKKELIVSSNGKKIFPAKIEGLFKLEPLVNQVMLLGDRMPYVAAVFTINPDAAASLGLVPAGTPLAEAASSPAVQEEMKRIVAKVNRQLAPFEQIRKFKVLDREFSIETGEMTPTMKLRRGKVIANLKEIINELYLGREEFE
- the imp gene encoding histidinol-phosphatase, with translation MAWERELETALELAKAASSVALSHFGCVQAEAKADDSPVTAADRECERLIAARLAEAFPADGVFGEEGANRAGSSGRRWIIDPIDGTRDFVRGSFLWCHLLALETEGEVVLGVAAFPVQGRIYYAAKGQGSWCVEGRTETQLRCSEIREPRRAVLCFGQLNEARRAPWGERLLAFLEPFWAVRSLGGATDAMLVASGRAEVYMEPGLKPWDVAALAVIGEEAGCLWHDFEGRRTIYGGSLALYAPGLEPAVRAFLGLGA
- a CDS encoding Rrf2 family transcriptional regulator, translated to MIYSRSAEYAIRAFVQLATVPEGKYAMVKQIAEQADIPAHFLAKILQQLARKGFLRSSKGPTGGFSLRIPPGELNLLAIVDAVDGLADFERCPAGMAVCNDDAPCGMHDNWKALRNRIMEYLERTTILDLAKGFEQKRKNLERMQKKAGRRSAKSEKA
- the clpP gene encoding ATP-dependent Clp protease proteolytic subunit, whose translation is MPNESRIVPAPVDMLVPMVVEQTSRGERAYDIYSRLLRENIIFLGTPIDDQVANLVIAQMLFLAAEDPEKDIQLYINSPGGSITAGLAILDTMNLVEPDIVTYCVGQAASMAAVLLACGAKGKRFALPHSRILIHQPSMSGLAGQATDIDIYAKEILRMREILNKILADATGQPVERIARDVDRDYIMEAEQALEYGMVDKIIARREK
- the leuB gene encoding isocitrate dehydrogenase encodes the protein MIQAVPITVAKGDGIGPEIMDATLFILQQAGARLAIEEIEIGEKVYLRGNSAGIEKESIESLLRTKVFLKAPITTPQGGGFKSLNVTTRKLLGLYANIRPCVAYDPFIPTKHPGMDVVIVRENEEDLYAGIEYFHTPDQVQCLKVITYGGCRRIVRYAFEYAVRNNRKKVTCFTKDNIMKLTDGLFHRVFDEIGAEYPQIEKEHWIVDIGAAKLADTPGAFDVIVMPNLYGDILSDVAAQIAGSVGLAGSANIGKEYAMFEAIHGSAPRRAGQNLANPSGLLLGAVMMLVHIGQPEIAELVHNAWLATIEDGIHTYDVAKEGKNPYTKQQVGTKEFAQAVVERLGRKPQQLKPVKYAAASQTLKADEPPPPASKRELAGVDVYIHHPDTDPNQIGAMMQSVAGDGLDLIMITNRGVKVFPDPLPATLHCDTWRCRFQPKQGGAVNPRQILSLLERCVGSNIEVVKTEHLYTYDGKPGYSLGQGQ
- a CDS encoding putative zinc metalloprotease, yielding MALLHNIWWLLVLIGVMIVIHELGHFWAARFFGIRVSTFSIGFGPRLISFRRGETEYRIAWIPFGGYVRMAGEQPNDEPDPDGFTSRPRWQRLIVVLAGPAMNIILAVALLTGLYMVRYPKPASAGGPAVIGYVKPGTPAAKSGLREGDVIIQLENRTNPTWEEVLMREVVSAGRPLPLVIQRGDEKISLAVMPELDPATGVGLVGWAEQTEIEVGGLVPGLDAERKGLRRGDLLVAINGEPIRTVYKIHDVMRNCGGRPVELTYIRDGRQHTVVLQPTMSEQGGGAPRWMLGVELSPRVTFTRLGPVDAFRESLRQNARGATLIYQFLQSILERRSSAKSLEGPIRIAQLSGEAAREGAAAFINLMATVSLNLAIFNLLPIPILDGGVILLLLIEMLIRRDLSLSFKEAVFKLGFVFLMMVVVFVLYNDITKLLPG
- the dxr gene encoding 1-deoxy-D-xylulose 5-phosphate reductoisomerase — protein: MQRVTLLGSTGSIGRSTLDVIRRNDGHFRVFALVAGQNTDELAAQIAEFEPEVAVVADEAGLDRLRKALEGRAARRTELLAGPEAYVRVATAAEADVVVSAIVGIAGLEATYEAVRAGKRVGLANKETLVAGGRLVMEAVRRHNSELIPIDSEHNGAHQCLRAGERSDVRKLILTASGGPFRNTPKEALARVTPEQALNHPTWKMGPRITIDSATLMNKGFEVIEACWLFGLAPEQVEVVIHPQSTVHAMVEFNDGSVIAQVCATDMRMPIQYALTWPERWEAPVPRLDWKEARTWDFHPPDTDRFPLLRMAYDALKTGGSAGCTLNAADEIAVEAFLRHEIPFSAIAEVVEETLARVACIEAESVGQLLDIDRRSRETAGRIVRERAGARVMV